One Kiritimatiellales bacterium genomic window carries:
- a CDS encoding sialate O-acetylesterase, with product METVYSGKLKTGFKDRLNFAFLCALTLLSFPAPVFSEIRPAGIFTDNMVLQCDEPVRVWGTAEPGETVTIEFAGQKKITAANAGGQWQVQLDPLPASSEPCEMIFKSSVNNLQSTIINVLVGEVWLAGGQSNMASTMGNYMRTVKDDVMSANDSLLRVATVPRLDYSGENDSAPEWKMTNPQTVRTFSATAYYFGKNLRDALDVPVGIIVCAVGATPAEAWMSRKTLEADTDLKKVIDAYDSHVKKTFPDESSFTEYLKEYDRLVEEWLRKKAERQKVGWKPEIEMSCRNFKRPGGLYETMLKQVIPYTIRGVIWYQGENNANNHAAAHYRKIFPALINEWRADFNNPDLPFLFVQLATFGGKDANEPQWAELREVQRWTEKNVQNTGMAVLVDGGEEKDIHPHSKPEAGRRLGLLARNIAYGENNLICRGPELKESKVSGSVIELTFNTPDVRLIPVSGTENAFEICGEDRKFVAAGAVCRDGKIIVSSPEINNPVFVRYGWKKWFVPSLFNTAGLPASPFRTDDFPFVTKGRFYLDSL from the coding sequence ATGGAAACAGTTTATTCCGGAAAATTAAAAACCGGTTTTAAAGACAGATTGAATTTCGCATTTTTGTGCGCACTCACGTTATTAAGTTTTCCGGCACCGGTTTTTTCTGAAATTCGTCCCGCCGGAATTTTTACAGATAACATGGTTCTTCAGTGCGATGAGCCTGTCCGGGTTTGGGGAACTGCGGAACCGGGCGAAACGGTAACGATTGAATTTGCCGGCCAGAAAAAAATAACGGCGGCAAATGCGGGCGGTCAATGGCAGGTGCAGCTTGATCCGCTGCCGGCATCATCCGAACCGTGTGAAATGATCTTCAAATCTTCAGTCAACAATCTGCAATCTACAATTATAAATGTTCTTGTCGGCGAAGTCTGGCTTGCCGGCGGCCAGTCCAATATGGCGTCCACGATGGGAAATTATATGCGCACGGTGAAAGATGATGTAATGAGCGCAAATGATTCTTTGCTGCGCGTGGCAACTGTTCCGCGGTTGGATTATTCCGGCGAGAATGACAGTGCACCGGAATGGAAGATGACAAACCCGCAAACCGTCCGGACATTTTCTGCAACCGCATACTATTTTGGAAAAAATCTCCGGGATGCGCTGGACGTGCCCGTCGGAATTATCGTCTGCGCTGTCGGTGCAACGCCAGCGGAAGCGTGGATGAGCCGGAAAACGCTGGAGGCTGATACGGATTTAAAAAAGGTGATTGATGCGTATGATTCGCATGTGAAAAAAACATTTCCAGACGAAAGCAGTTTCACAGAATATCTGAAAGAATATGACCGTCTTGTCGAAGAATGGCTGCGGAAGAAGGCGGAAAGGCAGAAGGTCGGCTGGAAACCGGAAATCGAAATGAGCTGCCGGAATTTTAAACGCCCCGGCGGATTATATGAAACGATGCTTAAACAGGTTATCCCGTATACAATTCGCGGTGTGATCTGGTATCAGGGCGAAAATAATGCCAACAATCATGCCGCCGCGCATTACCGGAAAATTTTTCCGGCGCTGATTAACGAATGGCGCGCTGATTTTAATAATCCGGATCTGCCGTTTTTATTCGTTCAACTGGCAACTTTCGGCGGCAAAGATGCGAATGAACCTCAGTGGGCGGAATTACGGGAAGTGCAGCGCTGGACAGAAAAAAATGTACAAAACACCGGCATGGCAGTATTGGTTGACGGCGGAGAAGAAAAAGATATTCATCCGCATTCTAAACCGGAAGCCGGCAGACGGCTTGGTCTGCTCGCGCGAAATATTGCTTATGGCGAAAATAATTTAATTTGCCGCGGTCCGGAATTAAAAGAATCGAAAGTAAGCGGCTCTGTCATTGAACTCACATTTAATACTCCGGATGTCCGGTTAATTCCGGTTTCCGGAACAGAGAACGCATTCGAAATTTGTGGAGAAGACAGGAAATTTGTTGCCGCCGGCGCTGTCTGCCGTGACGGGAAAATCATTGTTTCATCGCCGGAAATTAACAATCCCGTTTTCGTCCGCTACGGATGGAAAAAATGGTTTGTTCCGTCTCTTTTCAACACCGCCGGACTTCCTGCTTCCCCGTTCAGAACAGATGATTTTCCATTTGTCACCAAAGGCCGGTTCTATCTAGATTCACTTTAA
- a CDS encoding IclR family transcriptional regulator, protein MNKFVSKYKVPNLERALIIIELLKEHPDGMTMSEIATKIGASPTSVFRITMTMIEKGYFSRDEETKKVRMSGKLFAISSIGTCDKNITEIAAPYLRKLRNQTKETAILGVLLPNRARGVAILEYPGLYPFKFLHDVGEPIILHVGAPGKALMAFLPDDEQDELLKKMTLKKFTERTIVSKKKLKHELKKIRQQGYAVGFGEWMEEMHCISAPILDRFNYPQAVAWITGPSSRIISENISELTTYVTECAKRISTDLQNDRP, encoded by the coding sequence ATGAATAAATTTGTTTCTAAATATAAGGTGCCGAATCTGGAACGAGCTCTAATTATCATTGAACTGCTGAAGGAACATCCGGACGGCATGACGATGTCGGAAATTGCAACGAAGATCGGTGCATCACCGACCAGCGTCTTTCGCATCACAATGACGATGATTGAAAAAGGATATTTTTCACGGGATGAAGAGACGAAAAAAGTCCGGATGTCCGGCAAACTGTTCGCCATTTCGAGCATCGGGACGTGCGATAAAAATATTACAGAAATTGCAGCGCCCTATCTCCGAAAACTGCGGAATCAAACCAAAGAAACCGCGATTCTCGGCGTACTGCTGCCGAACCGCGCGCGCGGCGTTGCGATTCTGGAATATCCGGGACTTTATCCGTTTAAATTTCTACACGATGTCGGTGAGCCGATCATTCTGCACGTCGGCGCTCCCGGGAAAGCGTTGATGGCGTTTTTACCGGATGACGAACAGGACGAACTCCTGAAAAAGATGACGTTAAAAAAATTTACGGAACGCACCATTGTCAGCAAAAAAAAATTAAAACATGAACTGAAAAAAATCCGGCAGCAGGGCTATGCAGTTGGGTTCGGCGAATGGATGGAAGAAATGCATTGCATCAGTGCACCAATTCTTGACCGGTTTAATTATCCGCAGGCTGTTGCCTGGATCACCGGGCCGTCTTCACGAATTATTTCTGAAAATATTTCTGAACTGACGACTTATGTAACAGAGTGCGCGAAACGGATTTCTACAGATTTACAAAATGACCGGCCGTAA
- the thrC gene encoding threonine synthase — MNYISTRGKMAPVEFLDAVMTGLAPDGGLLLPETIPAVGDRLEQWKNLSYQDLAFEIMRLFATDIPAEDLKNLIQKSYATFRSPAVAPVVSVGGFFVLELWHGPTLAFKDIALQFLGNLFEYILQKRGGKLNILGATSGDTGSAAIYGVRGKENIRMFIMHPRGRTSPVQELQMTSVLDDNVFNLAVEGTFDDCQHLMKSIFSDVSFKTEHSLGSVNSVNWARVLAQIVYYFYAAFRVQAETGAPEIQFSVPTGNFGDILAGYLAVQMGLPVKKLILATNENNILSRFFNSGEYSIGSVMPTLSPSMDIQVASNFERYLYYRTGQDAGKLRALMNCFATNKKLTVELNAGGIVDDLFAAGEGSTEQTLATIKKIYDSTGYVLDPHTAVGVAVAERFMEGADTSMRRPRTDHRSVPAICLATAHPAKFTAAIERAIGTAAHHPALDALAGAATRCTTIANDESAVRDYLVRNT, encoded by the coding sequence ATGAACTATATCAGCACACGCGGGAAAATGGCGCCGGTGGAGTTTTTGGATGCCGTAATGACGGGTCTGGCGCCGGACGGCGGCCTGCTGCTGCCGGAAACCATTCCGGCGGTCGGCGACCGGCTGGAACAATGGAAAAATCTGTCGTATCAGGATTTGGCATTCGAAATTATGCGCCTGTTCGCCACCGATATCCCGGCGGAAGATTTGAAAAATTTAATTCAAAAAAGCTATGCCACCTTCCGCTCGCCGGCAGTTGCGCCGGTGGTTTCGGTCGGCGGGTTTTTCGTGCTCGAGCTCTGGCACGGCCCAACGCTGGCGTTTAAAGATATTGCGCTGCAGTTTCTCGGCAATCTGTTTGAATATATTTTACAAAAACGCGGCGGTAAACTGAACATTCTCGGCGCGACGTCCGGCGACACCGGCTCCGCTGCAATTTACGGCGTGCGCGGCAAAGAGAACATCCGCATGTTCATCATGCACCCCAGAGGACGCACCAGTCCGGTGCAGGAACTGCAGATGACCAGTGTGCTTGACGATAACGTCTTCAACCTTGCCGTTGAAGGCACGTTCGATGACTGTCAGCATCTGATGAAATCCATCTTTTCCGACGTATCATTTAAAACAGAACATTCGCTCGGTTCCGTAAACTCCGTCAACTGGGCGCGCGTGCTCGCACAGATCGTTTATTATTTTTACGCTGCGTTCCGCGTGCAGGCAGAAACCGGCGCGCCGGAAATTCAGTTTTCTGTGCCCACCGGAAATTTCGGCGACATTCTCGCCGGATATCTCGCGGTGCAAATGGGACTGCCGGTGAAAAAACTGATCCTTGCCACCAACGAAAACAACATTCTCTCGCGCTTCTTCAACAGCGGCGAATACAGTATCGGCAGCGTCATGCCGACGCTCAGTCCGTCGATGGATATTCAGGTCGCCAGCAACTTTGAACGCTATCTTTATTATCGTACCGGACAGGACGCCGGGAAATTGCGTGCACTGATGAACTGCTTTGCAACAAATAAAAAACTCACGGTGGAACTGAACGCCGGCGGCATAGTCGATGACCTTTTTGCTGCCGGCGAAGGCAGCACCGAACAGACGCTTGCCACCATTAAGAAAATTTATGATTCCACCGGCTATGTGCTCGACCCGCACACCGCTGTCGGCGTTGCCGTTGCGGAGCGGTTTATGGAAGGCGCGGACACTTCGATGAGGCGTCCGCGGACGGATCATCGATCCGTCCCTGCCATCTGCCTCGCCACCGCGCATCCGGCAAAGTTCACCGCCGCCATCGAACGCGCTATCGGCACCGCCGCACATCATCCGGCGCTCGATGCACTCGCCGGCGCCGCAACCCGCTGTACCACCATCGCCAACGATGAATCCGCCGTGCGTGACTATTTGGTGCGGAATACTTAA
- the hflX gene encoding GTPase HflX: MTNLKETDPKIQERAILVGVMMRGRDEEWDIRDTLDELAQLTESAGAEVLNRVLCKQAKIYPGHYIGKGKAEEISQQVQAFNANLVIFDEDLSPAQGRNLEEIVGVRVLDRTQLILDIFARRAQTREGCLQVELAQHRYLLPRLRRMWTHLERQAGGIGLKGPGETQIEMDRRRIQLLIGTLTKELELVRLRRAEQRRGRHRHGWALVSLVGYTNAGKSTLLNRIAGADIYAQDQLFATLDPTTRQVELPNREPCLITDTVGFIRKLPHHLVDSFKATLEEVAEADLLLHVADCSHPQVEQQIDAVHAVLQELGAENKPVLFVLNKIDTPEGKNAARRLARQPGRSVAVSAKTGEGIDALLNELADCLKGDKQTLRLRIPFGEGRLLALLQNSATVLEEKYEDEFAEILVRVPAQLVSRVDKFRQT, encoded by the coding sequence ATGACAAATTTAAAAGAGACGGATCCGAAAATTCAAGAGCGTGCAATTCTGGTTGGCGTGATGATGCGCGGGCGCGATGAGGAGTGGGATATTCGCGACACGCTGGATGAACTCGCACAACTGACGGAAAGCGCCGGCGCGGAAGTGTTGAATCGTGTGCTGTGCAAGCAGGCAAAAATTTATCCGGGGCATTATATCGGCAAAGGCAAGGCTGAAGAAATTTCACAGCAGGTTCAGGCGTTTAATGCGAATCTGGTGATTTTCGACGAAGACCTTTCGCCGGCGCAGGGACGTAATCTGGAAGAGATTGTCGGCGTGCGCGTGCTCGATCGTACACAGTTGATTCTTGATATTTTCGCGCGCCGCGCGCAGACGCGCGAAGGCTGTCTGCAGGTTGAACTCGCACAGCACCGCTATCTTTTGCCGCGCCTGCGCCGGATGTGGACGCATCTTGAACGGCAGGCCGGCGGAATCGGATTAAAGGGACCGGGCGAAACTCAGATTGAAATGGACCGCCGGCGCATCCAGCTTCTAATCGGTACGCTGACAAAAGAGCTCGAGCTTGTCCGGCTGCGGCGCGCGGAGCAGCGGCGCGGCCGGCACCGGCACGGCTGGGCGCTTGTGTCGCTCGTCGGTTATACAAACGCCGGAAAATCAACCCTGCTCAACCGGATCGCCGGCGCCGATATCTATGCACAGGATCAGCTGTTTGCAACGCTGGACCCGACGACTCGGCAGGTTGAGCTGCCGAACCGCGAGCCGTGTTTAATCACGGACACGGTCGGTTTTATTCGCAAGCTGCCGCATCATCTTGTTGATTCATTTAAAGCGACGCTGGAAGAAGTGGCGGAGGCGGATTTGCTGCTGCATGTGGCCGATTGTTCACATCCGCAGGTGGAACAGCAGATCGACGCGGTGCACGCGGTGCTGCAGGAGCTCGGTGCAGAAAACAAACCGGTGCTGTTTGTGCTGAATAAAATTGATACACCGGAAGGCAAAAATGCCGCGCGCCGGCTGGCGCGCCAGCCCGGACGTTCTGTCGCGGTGTCTGCAAAAACCGGCGAAGGAATTGATGCTCTGCTGAACGAACTGGCTGACTGCCTGAAAGGTGATAAGCAAACATTACGGCTGCGGATTCCGTTCGGTGAAGGACGCCTGCTCGCGCTCCTGCAAAATTCCGCCACTGTGCTCGAAGAAAAATATGAAGACGAGTTCGCCGAAATTCTTGTCCGTGTGCCGGCACAGCTGGTTTCACGGGTTGATAAATTCCGGCAGACATAA
- a CDS encoding homocysteine S-methyltransferase family protein: MTLKEKLHSGTLLLDGAMGTIIQTLEITPEQWNGHDGCNEWLNLSAPEILRSLHRAYLAAGSDAIEANTFGASPLTLGEYQLAERAYEISKAGAQLARECAAEFSTPEQRRFVFGAIGPGTKLPSLGHISFDELYDAYQVQIQGLLDGGVDGLLIETCQDPLQIKAALAAADALPGANSEIVRYVSLTVETTGTMLVGTSVAAAAAILAPYPVDILGLNCATGPDRMAPHIEMLAKLWRGNIACMPNAGMPETDAAGNVVYPLAPLPFAKKVAALMAAHGISVAGGCCGTTPEHIAELRKLVGTALRRRPQKIPALDGANALPQAASLFQPVDLTQQPAPLFIGERANATGSKRFRDALLNNDYENAFHILSEQEETGVHILDLSCGYTGRDERADIAVLVPRMARECRAPLMIDSTSAAAIEDALKRYGGRALINSINFEDGGARAERVVALARRYGAALVALTIDEKGMALPADEKFAVAKRIVDFCTARGLAPDDLLIDPLTFTVCSGDESLRDAAVQTLNAIRRIKAELPGVRTLLGLSNISFGLKPAARKILNAVFLHQAVAAGLDAAIVHAAAIVPLNEIPANLRTAAEALLNNDFSAGDPLENYINLFEYFQEAPEEKPETRPPAELLTDAIVRGKIPWMQTAMPVLLNTERAETILNELLLPAMREVGRLFNDGTLQLPFVLKSAEVMKHAVDLLKPHLQKTGAGERPPLILLATVAGDVHDIGKNLVGIILSNNGFDVLDLGIKVPVEQIINAVEKHHVIAIGLSGLLVKSTTVMAENLSAFERAGIKIPVMLGGAALSPEFVDQVCRPLYSGEVLYCKDAFVSLAALQEFKQTGHFPEPAPVKKKQPAAPKKPAPANEIIHRDVPVPDVPADTWIAERIDPDEVWHYLDTHVLTRGVWGYKQGELSDADYQTLRAVEILPNLAKVKQIARRVFVPQMIHGFFNCRAAGDTLLIQNPATGGEIPFAFPRSARTGICLADYFRTDRDIAGLMAVTLGGGIAKKEQELRAADRYLDYLLFHGLAVMSAEALAEFGHRQIRRQWGSHEGDLSLEEIRRRKLDQRRFAFGYPACPDLALNKICSELLDTRRIGITVTDLFILDPEVSTFALITHHPQAHYFAM, encoded by the coding sequence ATGACTCTGAAAGAAAAGCTGCATTCCGGCACGCTGCTGCTCGACGGTGCAATGGGCACGATTATTCAAACGCTGGAGATCACGCCGGAGCAATGGAACGGACATGACGGCTGCAATGAATGGCTGAATCTTTCTGCGCCGGAGATTCTCCGCAGTTTGCACCGCGCCTATCTCGCCGCCGGTTCCGATGCGATTGAAGCCAATACGTTCGGCGCGTCCCCGCTGACGCTCGGCGAATATCAGCTGGCGGAGCGCGCGTATGAAATCAGTAAAGCCGGCGCACAGCTTGCGCGTGAATGCGCCGCTGAGTTTTCAACACCGGAACAGCGCCGCTTTGTTTTCGGCGCGATCGGCCCCGGCACCAAACTGCCGTCGCTCGGACACATTTCATTCGATGAGCTGTACGATGCCTATCAAGTTCAAATTCAAGGTCTGCTCGACGGCGGCGTGGACGGTCTGCTGATTGAGACCTGTCAGGACCCGCTGCAAATCAAAGCGGCGCTCGCCGCCGCCGATGCTCTGCCTGGCGCGAACAGTGAGATTGTGCGTTATGTTTCGCTCACCGTTGAGACCACCGGCACAATGCTGGTCGGAACCAGTGTCGCCGCCGCGGCGGCAATTCTGGCGCCCTATCCGGTGGATATTCTCGGACTCAACTGCGCGACTGGTCCGGATCGCATGGCGCCGCACATTGAAATGCTGGCGAAACTCTGGCGGGGAAACATCGCATGTATGCCGAACGCCGGCATGCCGGAAACAGACGCCGCCGGAAATGTGGTTTATCCGCTTGCACCGCTGCCGTTCGCCAAAAAAGTTGCGGCGCTGATGGCAGCGCATGGGATTTCTGTCGCCGGCGGATGCTGCGGCACAACGCCGGAACATATTGCGGAGTTGAGGAAATTGGTAGGGACGGCGCTCCGCCGCCGTCCGCAAAAAATTCCGGCGCTCGACGGAGCGAACGCCCTACCTCAAGCCGCCAGCCTGTTTCAGCCGGTGGATTTAACACAGCAGCCGGCGCCGCTCTTTATCGGTGAGCGCGCGAATGCCACGGGGTCGAAAAGATTCCGCGACGCACTGCTCAATAATGATTATGAAAATGCTTTTCACATTTTAAGTGAGCAGGAGGAAACCGGCGTGCATATACTTGATTTGAGCTGCGGGTACACCGGTCGCGACGAGCGCGCTGACATCGCCGTACTCGTTCCGCGCATGGCGCGCGAATGCCGCGCACCGCTGATGATTGACTCCACATCCGCCGCAGCGATTGAAGACGCACTGAAACGGTACGGCGGGCGGGCGCTGATTAACTCCATTAATTTTGAAGACGGCGGTGCGCGCGCTGAACGCGTGGTTGCACTGGCGCGCCGGTACGGCGCGGCGCTGGTCGCGCTGACGATTGATGAAAAAGGCATGGCGCTGCCGGCGGATGAAAAATTTGCGGTGGCAAAACGGATAGTCGATTTCTGCACCGCACGCGGACTAGCGCCTGACGATCTGCTGATTGATCCGCTGACCTTTACGGTGTGCAGCGGCGATGAATCGCTGCGCGATGCGGCGGTACAAACCCTGAACGCCATCCGCCGGATTAAAGCGGAGCTGCCGGGCGTGCGCACGCTGCTCGGACTTTCCAATATTTCATTCGGACTGAAACCGGCGGCGCGCAAAATTTTAAACGCGGTGTTTTTACATCAGGCGGTGGCTGCCGGTCTGGACGCCGCGATTGTGCACGCGGCGGCGATTGTGCCGCTGAATGAAATTCCGGCGAATCTGCGCACCGCCGCCGAAGCGCTGCTGAATAACGATTTTTCCGCCGGCGATCCGCTGGAAAATTATATCAACCTGTTTGAATATTTTCAGGAAGCACCGGAAGAAAAACCGGAGACGCGCCCGCCGGCGGAACTGTTAACGGATGCGATTGTGCGCGGGAAAATTCCCTGGATGCAAACCGCTATGCCGGTATTGCTGAACACGGAGCGCGCCGAAACGATCCTGAATGAACTTCTACTGCCGGCGATGAGAGAGGTCGGCCGGCTGTTTAACGACGGCACGCTGCAGCTGCCGTTCGTGCTGAAATCCGCCGAAGTGATGAAGCACGCGGTGGATCTGCTTAAACCGCATCTGCAAAAAACCGGCGCCGGCGAAAGACCGCCGCTCATCCTGCTGGCCACCGTTGCCGGCGATGTGCACGACATCGGCAAAAATCTGGTTGGAATTATTTTATCGAACAACGGGTTTGATGTGCTCGATCTCGGCATTAAAGTTCCGGTGGAACAGATTATCAACGCCGTAGAAAAACATCATGTGATTGCTATCGGGCTGAGCGGACTGCTGGTAAAATCCACTACTGTGATGGCAGAAAATCTTTCCGCGTTTGAACGCGCCGGCATTAAAATTCCGGTGATGCTCGGCGGCGCAGCGCTGTCGCCGGAGTTTGTCGATCAGGTCTGCCGCCCGCTCTATTCCGGCGAGGTGCTCTACTGCAAAGATGCATTTGTCAGTCTCGCAGCGTTGCAGGAATTTAAACAGACCGGACACTTTCCTGAACCGGCGCCGGTCAAAAAGAAACAACCGGCCGCGCCAAAGAAACCGGCGCCGGCAAACGAGATCATTCACCGCGATGTGCCGGTGCCGGATGTGCCGGCCGACACATGGATTGCGGAGCGGATTGATCCGGATGAAGTCTGGCACTATCTCGACACCCATGTGCTGACGCGCGGCGTCTGGGGATATAAGCAGGGCGAGCTGTCCGACGCCGATTATCAAACACTGCGCGCGGTGGAAATTCTACCGAATCTTGCCAAAGTAAAACAGATTGCGCGCCGTGTCTTTGTTCCGCAAATGATTCATGGATTTTTCAACTGCCGCGCCGCCGGCGACACACTGCTGATTCAGAATCCGGCAACCGGCGGGGAAATTCCGTTTGCCTTTCCGCGCAGTGCGCGCACCGGAATCTGCTTAGCAGATTATTTCCGCACCGACCGCGACATCGCCGGCTTGATGGCCGTCACGCTCGGCGGCGGCATTGCAAAAAAAGAGCAGGAACTGCGTGCCGCCGACCGCTATCTGGATTATCTGCTGTTTCACGGGCTCGCTGTGATGAGCGCCGAAGCGCTGGCGGAATTCGGGCACCGGCAGATCCGCCGGCAGTGGGGATCGCATGAAGGCGACCTTTCGCTTGAAGAAATCCGGCGGCGCAAACTCGATCAGCGCCGGTTTGCCTTCGGCTATCCCGCCTGCCCCGATCTGGCGCTGAATAAAATCTGCAGTGAACTGTTAGACACCCGGCGAATCGGAATCACCGTCACTGATCTGTTTATCCTGGATCCTGAAGTCTCCACCTTTGCGCTGATTACACACCACCCGCAGGCGCACTATTTTGCGATGTAG